A genomic window from Tolypothrix sp. PCC 7910 includes:
- a CDS encoding serine/threonine-protein kinase, whose amino-acid sequence MASLNSFGDPEPQNFNDKEYCLCINPNCPSPKRNKDENRCQACGAALLLNEKYRVIDVLKESKNKACQLYNAVDITNSNKSQVLKFLYTHNPEALTRFNRGADFLINHRFAGLPKVHKGGYFHIDFPKNLTPAYALVMEKIDGKNLQEWLANKTNLPLSPQKAIQWLEQLVTILSKLHQQQFYHQDIKPSNIMLRNQPEELILIDLDSVTAIAQAAEGKDLTIIGTSGYQAPEQVDGNAVPQSDFYALGRTFVHLLTGTHPNNFSRDDLGVLYWRNSAKQVSKIFADLIDKLMEWDYQKRPQNTAEILRIIEEVKQDLERQKQVKQWLSFKKAVGIIVILSVAVLGYIAIKSPNRPPTPGNVPSPVATSTANPKCKIRKETGTADNSALAWDARQILQDYKVVNTQDLEFQQIQDLKVTQFNCDLNIYIRLVNNNVINPSLRNKITEIVKKNFDYVGTIRVIPAQ is encoded by the coding sequence ATGGCAAGCTTAAACTCCTTTGGCGACCCAGAACCGCAGAACTTTAACGACAAAGAATATTGCCTATGTATCAACCCAAACTGCCCAAGTCCTAAAAGAAATAAAGATGAGAATCGTTGCCAAGCTTGTGGTGCAGCTTTGTTGCTGAATGAAAAATATCGGGTAATTGATGTACTAAAGGAAAGTAAAAATAAAGCTTGTCAGCTATATAATGCTGTAGATATTACCAATAGCAATAAATCGCAAGTTCTAAAATTTTTGTATACCCATAATCCTGAAGCACTCACTCGCTTTAACAGAGGGGCTGATTTCTTAATCAACCACAGATTTGCAGGACTACCAAAAGTCCATAAAGGTGGATATTTTCATATTGATTTTCCGAAAAATTTAACACCAGCATATGCCTTGGTGATGGAAAAAATTGATGGAAAAAATTTACAAGAGTGGTTGGCTAATAAAACTAATTTACCGTTGTCTCCCCAGAAAGCAATTCAATGGTTAGAACAACTTGTCACAATTTTAAGTAAACTCCATCAACAACAGTTTTATCACCAAGATATCAAGCCCTCAAATATTATGCTGAGAAATCAACCTGAAGAACTAATTTTAATTGATTTAGATAGTGTAACAGCAATCGCCCAAGCAGCAGAGGGAAAAGATTTAACCATAATCGGTACTAGCGGTTACCAAGCACCAGAGCAAGTAGATGGCAACGCTGTACCACAGTCAGATTTCTACGCATTAGGCCGTACATTTGTGCATCTACTAACTGGCACACATCCTAATAACTTCTCTAGAGATGATTTAGGGGTATTATATTGGAGAAATAGTGCTAAACAGGTATCAAAAATTTTTGCAGATTTAATTGATAAACTCATGGAATGGGATTACCAGAAACGCCCACAAAATACAGCAGAAATTTTGCGGATTATAGAAGAAGTCAAACAAGATTTAGAACGCCAAAAGCAAGTTAAACAGTGGTTAAGCTTTAAAAAAGCTGTTGGGATAATAGTAATTTTATCAGTTGCCGTTCTGGGCTATATAGCTATTAAATCCCCAAATCGTCCTCCTACTCCGGGCAATGTGCCTTCACCTGTAGCCACTAGTACAGCAAATCCAAAATGTAAAATTCGTAAGGAGACAGGTACAGCTGATAACAGCGCCCTAGCTTGGGATGCACGTCAAATTTTGCAAGATTACAAAGTAGTGAATACCCAAGATTTAGAATTTCAGCAAATTCAAGATTTAAAAGTAACACAGTTTAATTGCGACTTAAATATATATATTAGATTGGTAAATAATAATGTAATCAATCCCAGCCTCAGAAATAAAATTACCGAAATTGTGAAGAAGAATTTTGATTATGTGGGAACGATAAGAGTAATCCCAGCTCAATAA
- a CDS encoding DUF2358 domain-containing protein, with translation MDIIQILKEDYQRFPVNQTYSIYASDVNFQDAVFKFRGVERYKLMINFIKTAFLNAKMDLHNIQSLDDTIKTEWTLSWNSPLPWKPRISISGWSELRLNAEGLIVSHIDYWNCSPLDVLKQHFFSLNSR, from the coding sequence ATGGACATAATTCAAATTCTTAAAGAGGACTATCAAAGATTTCCAGTTAATCAAACTTACAGCATTTATGCTTCAGATGTTAATTTTCAAGATGCTGTTTTTAAATTTCGTGGTGTCGAACGTTATAAGCTGATGATTAATTTCATTAAGACTGCGTTTTTAAATGCAAAAATGGATTTGCATAATATTCAATCTTTGGACGACACCATTAAAACTGAGTGGACACTTAGTTGGAATAGTCCCCTACCGTGGAAACCCAGAATATCTATTTCCGGCTGGAGTGAATTACGTCTTAACGCTGAAGGTTTGATTGTTTCCCATATTGATTATTGGAACTGTTCCCCTTTGGATGTACTTAAGCAACATTTCTTTTCTTTAAACAGTCGCTAA
- a CDS encoding TRC40/GET3/ArsA family transport-energizing ATPase: MRVILMTGKGGVGKTSVAAATGLRCAELGYRTLVLSTDPAHSLADSFDLELGHAPKAIRPNLWGAELDALQELEGNWGSVKRYITQVLQARGLEGVQAEELAILPGMDEIFGLVRMKRHYDEGDFEVLIIDSAPTGTALRLLSLPEVGGWYMRRFYKPFQNISVALRPLVEPLFRPIAGFSLPDKEVMDAPYEFYEQIEALEKVLTDNTQTSVRLVTNPEKMVIKESLRAHAYLSLYNVATDLVVANRIIPPEVQDPFFQRWKENQQQYRQEIYDDFHPLPVKEVPLFSEEMCGLAALERLKDTLYKDEDPTQVYHKETTIRVVQDNNQYSLELYLPGIPKNQVQLSKTGDELNITIGNHRRNLVLPQALAALQPSGAKMDEDYLKIRFA, from the coding sequence ATGCGGGTAATTTTAATGACAGGCAAGGGTGGCGTTGGCAAAACCTCTGTAGCAGCGGCCACTGGACTCCGTTGTGCAGAATTGGGCTACCGCACACTTGTGTTGAGTACAGATCCCGCTCACTCCCTAGCGGATAGCTTTGATCTGGAATTGGGACACGCACCAAAAGCAATTCGCCCAAATTTGTGGGGTGCGGAACTAGATGCATTACAAGAACTAGAAGGAAACTGGGGTTCTGTGAAGCGTTATATTACCCAAGTTTTACAAGCTAGGGGTTTAGAAGGCGTACAAGCAGAAGAATTGGCCATTTTACCAGGCATGGATGAGATTTTTGGCTTGGTAAGAATGAAACGCCATTATGATGAAGGCGATTTTGAGGTCTTGATTATCGATTCTGCGCCTACTGGTACAGCATTGCGCCTGCTGAGTTTACCAGAAGTCGGTGGTTGGTATATGCGCCGTTTTTACAAACCATTCCAAAACATCTCTGTTGCACTTCGACCTTTAGTTGAACCGCTGTTTCGACCAATTGCTGGTTTTTCTCTGCCAGATAAAGAAGTGATGGATGCGCCTTATGAGTTTTATGAACAAATTGAGGCTCTGGAAAAAGTATTAACGGATAACACTCAAACCTCAGTGCGCCTAGTCACCAACCCAGAAAAGATGGTGATTAAAGAATCTCTGCGCGCTCATGCTTATTTGAGTTTATATAATGTTGCCACCGATTTAGTAGTAGCTAATCGCATCATTCCCCCTGAAGTCCAAGACCCTTTCTTCCAACGTTGGAAAGAAAATCAGCAGCAATATCGTCAGGAAATTTATGACGACTTTCATCCTCTACCTGTGAAGGAAGTTCCACTCTTTTCAGAAGAAATGTGTGGGCTAGCAGCCTTAGAAAGATTGAAAGATACTCTTTATAAGGATGAAGACCCCACCCAGGTTTATCACAAAGAAACAACTATTAGAGTTGTGCAGGATAACAACCAATACAGTTTAGAACTGTATTTACCGGGTATTCCCAAAAATCAAGTTCAACTAAGTAAAACTGGTGATGAATTAAATATTACCATTGGCAACCATCGGCGTAATTTAGTATTGCCACAAGCACTGGCAGCACTCCAACCCTCAGGAGCAAAAATGGATGAAGACTATCTAAAAATCCGTTTTGCTTAA